The region GTACCGATCTCTTCTAAGCACACGCTGGCGGCGATTCGAAATCTCTCGCCGATTTGCCCAGTCTCTCGGCTGCATATCGCTATGTCCTGGCAGAGAAGTAATTGAAATGGGGGTGAAGGTTAAAAACGACATCCGAAACTTGCGTTGAGAGAAGCGAAAACCAAATGCGAATTCCATGAATGATCCTATTTCAGTTGATTTGGTTATAACGGGACAAATGCGAGGTCAGCTTCACCTGTCGAGACGCGCTTACCGGCCGCCGAAGGTGTAGGTCAAACTGACAGCAGGCTGGTTGGTCACCGTAAACATCCTAGTAACCGGAAGGTAATTCAGTGTCGGAGCGAAATCCGGACTCTTATAGAACAGCCCTCGGTATTCAGCTCTGAGACCTAGATGCTCTGTAAGGCGATAGTTCATTCCTACGCCAAAGACCATCGTTGGCCGAATCTGCTTGTTGTACCCATCCAGATGAGTGAAACGTACGAAGAACAGGCCGCCGCCACCGAATTGAGCAAAGGTGCTGAAGCGCCGATTCCGTGGGCCTTGCGCCACAGCTGCAACCGTCGTCTCAACAACATTGGTCCCGATCGACCCGCGTATAAAGTTCGTGGTTAGAGCGGTTGAGGACGTCGCCGATGGAACAAAGGCAATTCCAGAGGAATAGCTTTCCGTAAGGCGCGTATAGCCGACATTCACGTTGTAGCCTATCCATCGTGTGAATTGCTGGTGGAAGGTCCCCAGCACTCCTGCGGAAGGAGAGGCACTTTGAGACCTCTGCGTCGTGAAGAGACCGTCGCCAAATTGCTGCGAGGTGGTCGGGATACGCGCCTGCGTCAATTGTCCAAAGACGCCAACGGAGAAATCCATGTTTGAGACGGTATTCCTGCTTTGAGTTGGGTGTGGAGCTTGTGCGAATGCGCTGTCTGCCTTTGCTTGAATCAGGATGGACAGAGAAAGCACGACATAAAGAAATGAGACAAGACGAAATTGCAACGAAGAGACTCCTTTGGAACGCTCACCCATAAAGAGGAGTCCGGTAGATCAATCTACCCTGGAGAAACGGTTTTTTCGTGAACCACCATGCAAAGTTCATATAAGCAACTGAAGATAATATGGTTATGCTTAAAAAATATCGGTCGCCCTCGCTGCAGCTTTTCTATGAAAAATTCGCTCCGAAATTAAATTTCAAGAAACAGGGTAGATTCGCCCTCTTTATCCGCTCCTTATAGGTAAATGCAGAGACTTGGACCTCAGCGAAGCAAACGGGCGCAGCCAGTAGACCCTGTAGACATCGAGCGCTTGCTCAAGGCTCGATACAGCCAACTGCTGATCTGGGCGCAGAATCTGACGCGCGGCGATGTCAGTAGATCTCAGGATATCGTCCAGGAACTATGCCTTTATTTCACGTTGAAGCGACCGGATCTCAGTAATGTCGAAAACGTGGATGGTTATCTCTACACTTGTCTTCGCCACATCTGCCTTTCGAACCTCGCACGAGCCTCACGAGAGGCAGATCACCTCATAAGCATCGCCGACTTCGATTCCTTTGATTTCGCCATCAACTCCAAACGATCGGGAGATCCACTCGAACGCCAGAACGATCTCCGACGCATATGCAATTTCTCCGTCTGGCGAAAAGAGAAATCGAAGAGTGCCAGTTATTTCATTCTTCACTTCTTCCATGGCTACTCACGACAGGAGACGGCCGACCTGGCGCGCCTTCCCATCTCGGCCATCTACAACAAACTCAAGGTCGCTCGTCTGGAGATCAAATCTCATCTGGAGGACTCTGGTAAGCTTCGGATCGCTAACAGCATGGCGCCTCCTCCTGCGCCGCGTTCGTGGACATTACTCTCTGCGCCGGACCTCTTCCAAGAGCTGCGCGATGCGATTCTTGGCGCGCGCCTGCGCGCATGTCTTCCCGAGCTACAGCTACTTGCTTATTATGCTGCCGGGCAATCGGAACCAATTCCGTGTGCTCTCCTCTCCCACATCGTGAGCTGCGAGCGCTGTCTTGACCTTATTGACCAGTACTTTCAACGGCCCGGGCTGGCTGACCGCGAACCGCTGGACAGCATGGGCTTCGCCGGAGATGTCCCGCCGACACCTGTTCTGAAAGACGCGCTAGAGAACCACGTCTTTGAATTGCTGAAGCGGCGCTGGAAGCATGTCTATGAGCATCGACCGAATACGCTCTCCATTGCACACAATGGAAGTATCGTCGCCTCGCATGATGTCGTCTCTTCTCGAAGCACCCTCTCGGCACGAGTTGTTGCCCCGGAGCGGGATTCATTCATTGAGGTCTTCAGTGAACAGGACGTGCGATTGGCACTCTTATCCATAGAAGATGTGCCACCTGAAGGGCCATCCAGGCTGGAACAACGCATCCACTTGAGCGATTCGCGCTGGCTCGAAGTTCTGGTGACATTTGACGGCTTAGGACTGCATAGCCAGGTCACATACTATGATGAAGCTCTCATCTGGGATAGGACTCTCGACAAACTCGATACAGATTCTCTT is a window of Edaphobacter sp. 12200R-103 DNA encoding:
- a CDS encoding porin family protein, which codes for MDFSVGVFGQLTQARIPTTSQQFGDGLFTTQRSQSASPSAGVLGTFHQQFTRWIGYNVNVGYTRLTESYSSGIAFVPSATSSTALTTNFIRGSIGTNVVETTVAAVAQGPRNRRFSTFAQFGGGGLFFVRFTHLDGYNKQIRPTMVFGVGMNYRLTEHLGLRAEYRGLFYKSPDFAPTLNYLPVTRMFTVTNQPAVSLTYTFGGR